A genomic segment from Streptomyces sp. NBC_00459 encodes:
- a CDS encoding alpha/beta hydrolase, producing MTTPRHRTRHFGRLTAVGAALTALLAGVTGTATQVAASPKPPEKPPVPSLAWTDCQGGFECANADVPLDYRKPQGKTITLAVVRKKAADQTKRKGTLFMQPGGPGNSGVDFVRNNYADLPAALRDSFDVFGYDVRGVGRSSPLTCFDDARYTRAVTEAKGVPGPDAFGPALRQAAEFDQACVDNTGELLPYIGTEYVARDIDLLREALGEKQLTYYGRSFGSYIGTVYAAMFPKRVRALTLDGAYDPVHYANRPYAYDRPQYLALDGAMGRFLDWCAADQATCGFGDGNPRAAFEKLKADLDANPVTTANGGQANGYTLVYRLMFNINEGKVIWPEFGAALRKAQLRDNTSFLLRPPSPASFDFLGPNVAVECVDRDYPRDLRLLKRNVTAFAKAAPLLGPAMAYGPPTYDHQHATACVQWLGERVSRYDGSYRAKGSAPILVLGTTGDPDTPYQDAVALSRQLDNASLLTFKAEGHTAFGRSACATDAVINYLVDLKVPASGATCADETQPPTSTPTTAPPGTTLSELRNGVDERVERIGSVS from the coding sequence ATGACCACTCCACGTCACAGAACGAGACACTTCGGACGGCTCACAGCCGTCGGGGCCGCGCTGACCGCACTTCTGGCCGGCGTGACCGGGACGGCGACCCAAGTGGCGGCTTCACCGAAGCCGCCTGAGAAGCCGCCCGTGCCGTCGCTCGCCTGGACCGACTGTCAGGGCGGCTTCGAGTGTGCGAACGCCGATGTTCCGCTCGACTACCGCAAGCCGCAGGGCAAGACCATCACCCTCGCGGTGGTCCGCAAGAAGGCCGCGGACCAGACGAAGCGCAAAGGCACACTGTTCATGCAGCCGGGAGGCCCCGGCAACTCCGGTGTGGACTTCGTGCGGAACAACTACGCGGATCTGCCCGCCGCACTGCGCGACTCCTTCGACGTCTTCGGCTACGACGTCCGCGGCGTCGGCCGCAGTTCGCCACTGACCTGCTTCGACGACGCGCGGTACACGCGGGCCGTCACGGAGGCGAAGGGCGTTCCCGGCCCGGACGCCTTCGGACCGGCGCTGCGTCAGGCCGCCGAATTCGACCAGGCCTGCGTGGACAACACGGGTGAGCTGCTGCCCTACATCGGCACCGAATACGTCGCCCGGGACATCGACCTGCTGCGGGAGGCGCTCGGGGAGAAGCAACTCACCTACTACGGGCGGTCGTTCGGGTCGTACATCGGGACCGTCTACGCTGCCATGTTCCCGAAGCGGGTGCGGGCCCTGACTCTCGACGGCGCATACGACCCGGTGCACTACGCCAACCGCCCGTACGCCTACGACCGGCCGCAGTACCTGGCGCTGGACGGCGCGATGGGCCGCTTCCTCGACTGGTGCGCCGCCGATCAGGCCACCTGCGGGTTCGGCGACGGCAACCCGCGCGCGGCGTTCGAGAAGCTGAAGGCCGACCTGGACGCCAACCCTGTGACGACCGCGAACGGCGGCCAGGCCAACGGTTACACGCTGGTCTACCGGCTGATGTTCAACATCAACGAGGGCAAGGTCATCTGGCCCGAGTTCGGTGCGGCACTGCGCAAGGCCCAGCTGCGGGACAACACGTCCTTCCTGCTGCGCCCGCCGTCCCCGGCCAGCTTCGACTTCCTCGGCCCGAACGTGGCCGTCGAGTGCGTCGACCGGGACTACCCGCGCGACCTGCGGCTGCTGAAGCGCAACGTCACGGCCTTCGCGAAGGCCGCGCCGCTGCTCGGCCCGGCGATGGCGTACGGCCCTCCCACGTACGACCACCAGCACGCGACCGCCTGCGTCCAGTGGCTCGGCGAGCGCGTCAGCCGCTACGACGGCTCCTACCGGGCCAAGGGTTCGGCGCCGATCCTCGTCCTCGGCACCACCGGCGACCCGGACACCCCGTACCAGGACGCGGTGGCGCTGTCCCGCCAGCTCGACAACGCCTCGCTGCTCACCTTCAAGGCCGAGGGGCACACCGCGTTCGGTCGCAGTGCCTGCGCGACGGACGCGGTCATCAACTACCTGGTGGATCTGAAGGTTCCGGCCTCGGGCGCGACCTGCGCGGACGAGACGCAGCCGCCCACCTCCACACCGACGACGGCCCCGCCCGGCACGACGCTCAGTGAACTCCGTAACGGTGTCGACGAGCGCGTCGAGCGCATCGGCTCCGTGAGCTGA
- a CDS encoding nuclear transport factor 2 family protein, whose product MATSLEQQPHTNKLLVGRFLTDVFGARNADAVSGYVTPDLVQHGADIPDGAQAFADLLRRDFDRRPSADQGTTDVCEVRDPVFVIGENDLVCTCHYMPQPDPDSPGSTFDYYAFTTYRIRDGRIAERWPSHNKIAPPRLPAPGTPTRTTTVSSSPSTDIEANKRLVVDFYRCVFDAQNPDAVQDFVAEDYLQHVSHYPPGRAGLEEFVRSRFPDGPVPPSAELLIPPALIVAEGDIVVVAGLLPQAEPDGSGALYPYYAYDAYRVRGHQLVEHWSGISKSSPPEAPGPPPAAQA is encoded by the coding sequence ATGGCTACATCCCTTGAGCAACAGCCACACACCAACAAACTCCTGGTCGGCCGATTCCTCACCGATGTATTCGGCGCGCGAAACGCGGACGCGGTGTCCGGCTACGTCACCCCGGACCTGGTCCAGCACGGTGCCGACATCCCGGACGGCGCACAGGCGTTCGCCGATCTCCTGCGTCGCGACTTCGACCGTCGACCGTCGGCGGACCAAGGCACAACCGATGTCTGCGAGGTGCGGGACCCGGTGTTCGTCATCGGGGAGAACGACCTGGTCTGCACGTGCCACTACATGCCGCAACCGGATCCGGACTCCCCCGGCTCCACCTTCGACTACTACGCGTTCACCACCTACCGCATCCGCGACGGACGGATCGCCGAGCGTTGGCCGTCGCACAACAAGATCGCCCCACCACGGCTCCCCGCACCGGGCACACCGACGCGAACGACCACCGTGTCGTCATCCCCTTCGACCGACATCGAGGCGAACAAGCGCCTGGTGGTGGACTTCTACCGCTGCGTCTTCGACGCGCAGAACCCGGATGCGGTCCAGGACTTCGTCGCCGAGGACTACCTTCAGCACGTCTCCCACTACCCGCCCGGCAGGGCAGGGCTGGAGGAGTTCGTGCGCAGCCGATTCCCGGACGGACCCGTACCCCCGTCGGCCGAGCTCCTCATCCCGCCTGCATTGATCGTCGCCGAGGGCGACATCGTCGTAGTCGCCGGACTGCTCCCCCAGGCCGAACCCGACGGAAGCGGCGCGCTCTACCCGTACTACGCCTACGACGCATACCGCGTGCGCGGGCATCAGCTCGTGGAGCACTGGAGCGGCATCAGCAAGTCATCCCCGCCCGAGGCCCCGGGCCCTCCGCCCGCCGCCCAGGCTTGA
- a CDS encoding carboxymuconolactone decarboxylase family protein, with translation MPDTLNLTRILAHHPELAVALYPLSTLVNAGLLSPRDRELVTLRAALRSRSGYLWSHHYETAQTVGVTEAEVLRTAEDPSAVAWSPHEAALITSVDEVCDASAIGTVTWKQLRRTYDDAQVLQLLALIGTYRFLATVLNTAGAALDEWRPERPLPTVTVAGERDTTR, from the coding sequence ATGCCGGACACGCTCAACCTCACTCGGATCCTCGCCCACCATCCCGAACTCGCCGTCGCCCTCTACCCGCTGTCCACCCTGGTCAACGCCGGTCTGCTGTCACCTCGGGACCGCGAACTGGTGACGCTGCGCGCCGCCTTGCGCAGCAGGTCCGGGTACCTGTGGTCCCACCACTACGAAACCGCGCAGACCGTCGGTGTCACTGAGGCGGAGGTACTCCGCACCGCCGAAGATCCGTCGGCCGTCGCCTGGAGCCCGCACGAGGCGGCACTGATCACCTCCGTCGACGAGGTCTGTGACGCCTCCGCCATCGGCACCGTCACCTGGAAGCAACTGCGCCGAACGTACGACGACGCGCAGGTGCTGCAACTGCTGGCCCTCATCGGCACGTACCGGTTCCTGGCGACCGTGCTGAACACTGCCGGGGCCGCGCTGGACGAGTGGCGCCCCGAACGTCCCCTGCCGACCGTGACCGTCGCGGGGGAACGGGACACGACGCGATGA
- a CDS encoding NUDIX hydrolase, with amino-acid sequence MHKETAQPPLPEHELVATSSTVVHTNRWMTVREDKTLRHDGAQGIYGLVEKPDFALVIPYADGGFHLVEQYRYAVKGRYWEFPQGSWEDKPDADPIALARGELAEETGLTAGTMKPLGHLFEAYGYCNQGFHILLATDLTAARPTSTRPRRA; translated from the coding sequence ATGCACAAGGAGACCGCTCAACCCCCGCTGCCCGAACATGAGTTGGTGGCCACCAGCAGCACCGTCGTCCACACGAACCGCTGGATGACCGTCCGTGAGGACAAGACCCTGCGACACGACGGTGCCCAGGGAATCTACGGCCTGGTGGAGAAGCCCGACTTCGCTCTCGTCATCCCGTACGCCGACGGCGGTTTCCATCTTGTCGAGCAGTACCGGTACGCGGTCAAAGGTCGCTACTGGGAGTTCCCGCAAGGCTCCTGGGAGGACAAGCCGGACGCGGACCCGATCGCCCTCGCGCGTGGTGAACTTGCCGAGGAGACCGGGCTGACCGCCGGCACCATGAAGCCGCTGGGCCACCTGTTCGAGGCATACGGATACTGCAACCAGGGCTTCCACATTCTTCTCGCCACGGACCTCACCGCCGCGAGACCAACCTCGACGAGACCGAGGCGGGCCTGA
- a CDS encoding DUF6411 family protein encodes MIIGAVIGVCVVLALLAFFVPRLSRHPERGTQRTLGAGARAGGKAPGILGRLFSKPFHTSSRAVGRSGSAGRRTRRRMPF; translated from the coding sequence ATGATCATTGGCGCAGTCATCGGAGTATGTGTGGTCCTGGCCCTGCTGGCCTTCTTCGTCCCCCGCCTCTCCCGTCACCCTGAACGCGGCACGCAGCGCACGCTCGGCGCCGGTGCGCGGGCCGGCGGCAAGGCGCCCGGCATCCTGGGCCGGCTCTTCAGCAAGCCGTTCCACACGAGTTCCCGCGCCGTGGGCCGTAGCGGCTCGGCCGGCCGTCGTACCCGCCGCCGCATGCCCTTCTGA